TGCTTCCAGGTCAATTTGCAGAAGTCCGCGTACCAAATGAGTCTTCTGTTTATCTGCGCCGTCCCCTTTCAATTCATGATGTTGATTATGAGCGTCAGGAAATAAAACTCCTGATTCAGGAAGTAGGAAAGGGAACAAAAGGACTGGGTTCGCTACCGGAAGGAAGTCTTCTGAACCTTATTTATCCCCTTGGGAAACCATATACACTGCCCGAAAGCAATGAGGTCTTGTTAATAGGCGGTGGTTGCGGAGTTGCTCCGCTATTATTTCTCGGCCGTTACCTCAAGAATCACGGCATACAACCAAGATATCTGATTGGAGCCAGAAATGCTGAAGGACTTGTAAGACTTGAGGCTTACAGGGAACTTGGAGAAGTAAACGTCACAACAGAGGATGGTAGCGTTGGTACCAAAGGATATGTTATCCATCACCCTGTTATGAGAACTGAAACACCTGATTTCAGGCATATTTACACATGCGGACCTGACCCAATGATGAAGGTAATCGCAAAGTATGCAGACAGACATGGTTTAAGTTGTCAGGTTTCCCTTGAGAATCTTATGGCATGTGGCATAGGCGCTTGCCTATGCTGTGTCACCAAGACCAAAGATGGCAACAAGTGTGTATGTACCGAAGGACCAGTATTTGATTCAAAATATTTACAATGGTAGATCTTTCAGTCGAAATAGGCTCATTGAAGCTGAAAAATCCAGTTCTGACAGCATCGGGAACTTACGGTTATGGCCGCGAATATGAGGATTTCGTTAATATAGATGACCTTGGCGGTATTGTAGTTAAGGGAACAACCTTAAAACCCAGGGAAGGTAATGATTATCCAAGAATGGCAGAAACCCCAATGGGTATGCTTAATGCCGTCGGACTTCAGAATGTTGGTGTGGATCGTTTTATCAGCGAAATCTATCCCAAAATCAGGAAGTACAATACCAGCATCCTGGTAAATGTTTCAGGATCCACAATAGATGACTACGTTGAAACTGCATCGAAGATTAATGATCTGGATGATATTCCTGGAATAGAACTCAATATATCATGTCCTAACGTTAAAGAAGGGGGTATGGCCTTTGGTGTCTCATGCGCTTCGGCAGAGGCTGTTACAACAGCGGTCAGAAAGGTTTACAGCAAGCACCTGATGGTAAAACTATCCCCAAATGTCACAGATATAGCTGAAATAGCAAGAAGTGTAGAATCAGGTGGAGCTGATTCCCTTTCACTTATTAACACTCTTCTTGGCATGGCCATAGATGCAAAGACTAGACGTCCGGTACTGTCAACAATAACAGGCGGTCTCTCTGGTCCTGCAGTAAAACCTGTAGCTCTAAGGATGGTTTGGCAGGTTGCTTGTGCAGTTAAAGTACCGGTAGTTGGCATGGGAGGTATAAGCAATGCTACTGATGCAATTGAATTTATGCTTGCAGGAGCCACTGCAATTCAGATAGGAACTGCAAACTTTGTAGATCCTCAGGTCACTGTTAAGGTTATTGAAGGAGTAAAGAACTATCTTGAAGAAAACAACATAGCATCAATAAGAGAACTTATAGGAGCGCTGCGTTGCGATTAACCAATTTTTCTGGAATCTGATTCTGGTAGTATGTTTGTAAGTGGCTTGAAATAAGACCTGATCAATTGCCATTTCTCCGGATGTTGCTCAAGGAGCTGGAGTATATTCTCCCTGTTTTTACGAATAGCATCAGTTATCGCAGGAGCTGATATTGGCTTTTCCATGGAACGGCCAACAGCACTCCCTGTTAACTCATCACCACTCTTCAATATCTTATATGCCGCGGCCTCTAGTTTATCAAGAAAGGAGGCCGTTTTCTTCATTCTGTTGCGTGAGAGTGCAGGATTAAGCTCTGTTGCTTTTACTGACGATGCAGGGCTCTCAGGAAGGTCAAAACGGATATATGCAGCCTCTACAACAGCTTCGTTCAAAGAAAGTACCACTGCATTCATAAGGGTAAACCTGATAGCCTGCTCAAGCGCCCTATTTGCTGTTTCAAAATCTGTTACTCTGGATAGTTTCTCAACTGCATCACTGGAGAGCTGTAATGAAATTCCGCAATCATCAGATGCTGTTTTTAACCTGTTATTGGCCCAGGATTCAATCCATTTTGCTGGAATACCAGGATCATTATCCTTAGATTTTCCACCAAAAATGCGTTGGTTTAATTCTGTAAACTCAACAATAAATGCTTTATACTCCAGATTGTTGTCATAAAGCATTCTCACAAAGCGGTATGCAAGAGATCCTATAAGCGCCTTCTGCGCAGTATCAAGAGGACTCTGGTTTCGTGATATACCTAGATTGCTCTGATCATCCCTGAAAAATAGGTAGTACAGATCCAAACCATCCTCTGATTTTATGCGGAGTTGTAAAACTGTATAACTAAGTTCGGCGAATATATCAAGCTGTCCACCACCTGCAGTCCTGGTTTCGAAAGGCAACTGTGAAGGAGAAAGCCATAGATAACCAGGCGCCTTTCCTGCAAGTTCTTTTAAATATGATAACATGGAATCAGCTAGTAGGGTATGCGACCTATAGCCCTGCCCTGACTGCATAAGATCCTCACCACCACATTTTCCGCTTTTGTCATAGTATAATACAACCACCCTTTCAATACCCGGAAATAGTTCGGGTATCTGTCCACGAAGCTGATCCCGTATTTTCCTGCCAACTCTATGCATAATATAGGTAAATCATAAGACGGTTGTAGCTTGTCATTAATTGATAAAAGTATAATTAAGCAGAAAATTAAGCAAATTATTAAGCAGGTAATTTAGTGATCTATCAAGGGTAAATTTAAGCCTGTTTTAAGTACTGTCTTATACTGAGCAATGCTTTGATAGTCCCAGAATTAGTGTGACAAGCCAATTGAAATGTGCTTAATACATAGGACTTGAACAATTTATTACAGTGTTGCTGTTTGTAAACTATTTAGAGTACACATATGTAACACTATAAACTAAGGGTGTGTTTACATCTTTACAAAAGCAGGATCAATTCGTATTGAAATGTAATTTTCCTTCAAACACAGGTAACTGTATTAACTCTAAAGCTCTTTTTTATAACTTGCACAAATGGAAAACTATAGTTGTATGTACAAAGGACCAAAGAGCTCCAGTACCAGAGAGAAAAATTATTTTGTGTCATTCCTTCACTACTGCAAAGAAAGTCTGAAATATCTTATTCTAGGCCTTTATATTTTGTTAAACAGTTCGACAGCCCTGTTTGGTCAACTTTCAGAGCAAAGCAGGATCTCTATACTCACATGTTCCCCCGGTGAAGAACTATACAGTTTATTTGGTCACTCAGCTATCAGGGTCAGTGACTCAGTACTAGGGATAGACTATGTATTTAACTATGGAACCTTTGATTTTAACACTCCCAACTTTTACCTTAAGTTTATGCGTGGTGAGTTGGACTATATGTTATCAGTCAGCCACTATGATAACTTTATATACGAGTATAATCTGGATGGACGTGGTATTACCGAACAGGTACTGAGACTAAGATATGAGGAACGAAACAAATTATTCGAAGCACTATCGGAGAATTATAGGCCAGCCAATCGTGCATACAAGTATCACTTCTTTTATGACAACTGCGCAACAAGAGTAAGGGATATAGTTGTGAATAACATAGGACTTACGGTTGAGTTTCCAGAAAGAGAAACATACTCAGCAATGAGTTTCCGTGATGTAATATCCGTATATCTTAAAAACAGGCCCTGGACCAGGTTGGGTTTGGATCTATTGTTAGGCCAACCAACCGATGAAAAGCTTAATGCCACTACGGTTCAGTTTCTTCCTGATTTCCTGATGTACCAGTTTGCCGATGCCCGGATCAGTGAAGATGGAAGACACCTTGTCAGTAGTACCTCAACACTGCTTGACAGGCGTACCGTGGAAAGCAAACCAGGGACCTTCACTCCGGCCTTTGTACTCAGCCTCCTTGCAATTATGATTATTGCACATACATGGCTAAGCAAAAAGCAAGGCAAAAGCACCAGGCCTATTAATGTGGTTCTGCTATCTATTTGTTCAATGATTGGATTACTAATAATCTTTCTCTGGTTTTTTACATCACATAGTGTTACCGGACCAAACTGGAACATCCTGTGGGCACATCCACTTTATTTGTTGCTCTTCATCCCAACAGTAAGCAAAAACAGTACAGGTAAGTACCTAAGACTGATATTCGCATCGTTAATACTAATTTTTGCCCTGGTTTCACCCTTTCTGAGCCAACAAATACCTGTTGTACTGATACCAATTTGGATACTACTGATTGTTAAATTGATGTTATTCAACACTTCGCACAAAGGTGAACAAAGATAAGATTCGTATGTTAGTAAGCTGATAAACTAATATGCGATGAGGAGAATTTGGATCTTGCTACTGTTGACTGCAGTAATTGGAGGCCATGCTGAGGCTAGAAAGATTGAAGATGTTCCGGTGGAAAAACTGAAGCAAAGAGTTGAGAAGGCATCTGATACCATTTTCGTGTTGAATTTCTGGGCAACCTGGTGTCAGCCATGTGTCAAGGAGATCCCTGAATTCAACAAGATTCCGAATACATACAAAGGAAAACCTGTAAAGGTAATAATGGCAAATCTGGATTTTCCAAACCAGAAAGATAGTCGTGTATTACCTTTCCTTGAAACTAACGAGGTTAAGCATGAAGTCTTGATGACAATAACTCCCAGAGGCGGAGAATGGATCGAGGCTATGGACCCCACATGGAGCGGAGCAATTCCTGCTACTATAATAATGTATAAAGGGAAGCGCTTTTTTCATGAAGGAGAGACTAATTATGAGACAATTATAAAGTGGATTGAGAGTTTGTTGTAAAACCTAAAAGGCAGAACCTATGAAAAAAAGAATCATCTTAAGTACAATGTTTGTTATGTTGGCAGCTGTTATGCTGAATGCCCAGCTAAAACCAGGAGATATTGCACCTGATTTCAAACTAAAGGGAGTTGACAACAAGTGGGTATCCCTGAGTGATTATAAGGATCAAAAAGGTGTGATACTGGTGTTTACATGCAATCATTGTCCCTATGCCAAGTTGTACGAAACCAGGATTATTGACCTACAGAACAAATTTGGTGGCAAACAATTCCCAGTAGTTGCAATTAACCCAAATGACTCCACAATAGTAGAAGCTGATAGTTTTTCTAATATGGTTGCAAATGCTGCAGCCAAAGGCTTTAACTTCCCATATTTGCTTGATGACATTCAATTGTTCAAAAAATATGGAGCAACAAAGACCCCACATGTATTTGTGCTGAAGAACGAAGGTGGAAGTTTTAAAGTAGCCTATATTGGCGCAATCGATGACAATTCACAGGATCCCAATGATGTGGGAGAGGCCTATGTTGTAGACGCTGTTAATGCACTACTTGAAGGAAAAGCACTTGCCAGAACAGAAACTAAAGCAGTAGGTTGTACTATAAAATTCAAATAATAAACATCCAAAAGTAAAGGCAGTGTGATTAATTTCATGCTGCCTTTTTTGTTTTAAATAAAGTATTATAAGTACTTTTGCGCAGGATACTTGTAACACAAGCAATTATGAATGTAAGAAAAAGCTTGGGAATACTGTGTATTGGCTTTTTATCAGGTTTGGCTTTTAACTACATTAACGGTCCTTCCATCAGAACACTAGGAACAGACTTTATTCCTCCGGTTCCCCAAACAGTCTCACTCAGAATTTCTGGTATATATTCTAATGGCACAGACTTCCATCTTGTTGACAGGGAGATGGAAAAGTTTATGCGATCATGGGAAATTGCAGGAGCTTCATTAGCAGTTGCTCACAATGGGACATTGATATATGCCAAAGGTTATGGCTATGCTGATGTAGAGAGTGGGGAACCTGTTCAACCTTATCATCTTTTCAGGATTGCAAGTGTTTCCAAGCTTGTAACAGCAGCTGGAATTATGAAATTGGCAGAAGAGGGCAGACTATCGCTTGAAGATAATGTATTTGGCCCTAATGGTATTTTAAATATATCTCCCTTTGACAATTACAAGGATAAGAGAGTAGAGGAGATTAAAGTAAAGCACCTACTTAATCATTCAGGTGGCTGGACTAACAGGTGGGGAGATCCAATGTTTATGCCCACTGTAATTGCCCAAAAGCTAGGCAAGGAACTGCCAGTAAGTGATGAAGACATTATCCGCTTTATGCTTGGTAAAAGACTTCATTTTAAGCCAGGAACGTCATCTTCATATTCAAACCTGGGCTACGTTATACTGGGCAAGGTTATTGAAGCAGTTAGCGGCCAGAGTTATGAAGATTATATAAAAACTGCCATTTTGTATCCGCTTGAGATCTATGATATGCAACTTGGATACAGTTTTCCCGAACAGAAAAACCCTCTGGAAGTCAGGTATTATGAGCCATCCGACAGTGAACCTGTAGTAGATTTTATGAATGGACAAGATACAGTACCACGTTCATATGGTGGAAATGACATTTATACACTAGGTGCTGCAGGAGGCTGGATAGCATCATCTACTGACTTAATGAAACTTATGCTGGCATTGGATGGAAATCCTGAGCCTGCTGATATCTTGTCTCCAGAAAGTATTAAGCAAATGATAACACCTGTTGATCTGGGTTTTCAACCCTTTGGATGGCGTGGCGTTATTCGTGGTGAGTTGTACCGCACTGGTACATTGGCGGGAACTTCAGCACTGATGGTCAGTCGTCCAGATGGATATTGCTATGTTGTATTGCTGAATACAAGCACTTGGAAAGGTCCGAAACTGGCAAATGAGATTCGTAGAATGATGCATAAAGGAATATCCAAAACTGAAGTCTGGAATGAATTTGACCTTGTCTCAAGTTCAGAAATGTAAGTGTGTGACTTTATTTCAGATGTCTCTGATAATTATGTTGTACATTTATTGTAATCTTCTTGTCTCATAATTGATATTATGTTAAATGGAATATATATAAAAATATCCGGTCTTAGTTGACCGGATATTTTTAATGTCCTATTCCTGACTTAGGCTTTTCAGTTTTGCATCAATCTCATCATACTTATCGTTCATATTAAAACGATAATAAAGAGTCTTAAGAGTTTCCATTGCATAAGGATCTTCAGGCTTCAATTCGTGAGCTTTTTCTACAAAAGGCAAAGCTTTGCGGAAATATTCCTCAGCATTATCACGAGCCTTATCGAATTCCCTCATGTCTCTAAGTTCGTTAGCAGCGTTGAATTTGTCAACACCGATATTATAGTATAGATAACCAAGGTTCAATGTTGCATCAAAGAAATCAGGCCTTAGTTCTACAGCTTTAGTATAGTCAGCCTCAGCCTTTTCATATTCTTTCTTCTTATCGTAAAGGAACCCTCTAACATAGAAGTAGTTTCCATCAGTAGGATTGTTTTCAATAAGTGCATCCAGATAAGTAAGAGCATCATCTGATTGTTCTGATTCCAGATAATAGTTTATCAGTGCGATAATTTGTCTTTGATCATCTGGATAAAGCTCTACACCTCTTTTAAGATTTGGTACAATCTTTTCATCAGCACCTGTTTCTTTGTAGATTTCGTTAAGCAGCAAGATTGCATCGCCACCTTGGAAATTCAGGTCTATACTCTTATTAAAATACTGTTCTGCCTTTTCGTATGACTTAGCATTAAAAGAAGCAAGAGCAGTATAATAAATGAATACAGAATCCTCAGGCAGTTTATCACCTTCATAAAGAGGTAATTTATTAATGAGAATAGCCTTTTCAAAAATGGTAGCTGCCTTGTCAAAGTTTTCTTCGTTAAATGCATCAATACCTGCATTTTGAAAATCAGGCATAAAGAAAGTAAGAGCAAGTTTAAGTTCTTTAGCAAACTTGCCTATGCCCTTTCCCTTTGCATTACCTTTTTGGTCGAGTTCAGCTGCCTGGAAATAATAATCAGCAGCATCGATAATTCTTTCGACACCTGCTCCCTGCTTATATTGTGCAGTAGCCAGTTTAGCAGCAACTATATAGGTTTTTGGCCATGTTTTAGTAGTCTCATTAGCCAATGCTTCATTTATCCTTTCCTGAGCAGTAGCAAGGTCACCGTTATCAATCATAGTAGATGCAATCGTAACTTTACCCTTCTGAGAAAAGGCTGATGCTGCAACAATTACTGAGAACAATAGTAAAATAATCCTTTTCATTTCCTGTTGTTTTTGTTTGTAATAATAAAATTACATTGATTTAGTAAATAATCATCTGAATTATTCAATATTCTCATCTTCAGGTTCATTATTTTCTACAAGATCGCCTTCCGATGATTCATACATTTCATTTTCAATGCGTTCAGACACAACCTTTGTAACTGATGCGATAGCATCCTGTTTCTTATCCAGGTTGATTAGTCTTACCCCCTGAGTGGTTCGTCCTGTTACTCTCAGGTCAGCTACTGCTACCCTGATAGTTACACCTGATTTATTTATAATCATCAGGTCATTGTCTTCAGTAACATTCTTAATATCGATCAGATCACCTGTTTTATCACTGATCTTCATAGTCTTGACACCTTTTCCACCTCGGTTGGTAACCCTGTAGTCATCGAGTTTGGAACGTTTTCCATAGCCCTTTTCAGATACTACCAGAATATCA
The genomic region above belongs to Xiashengella succiniciproducens and contains:
- a CDS encoding dihydroorotate dehydrogenase electron transfer subunit, producing MKYIHDFRIVSNQRQNYEYIVLTLRAEGFELPEMLPGQFAEVRVPNESSVYLRRPLSIHDVDYERQEIKLLIQEVGKGTKGLGSLPEGSLLNLIYPLGKPYTLPESNEVLLIGGGCGVAPLLFLGRYLKNHGIQPRYLIGARNAEGLVRLEAYRELGEVNVTTEDGSVGTKGYVIHHPVMRTETPDFRHIYTCGPDPMMKVIAKYADRHGLSCQVSLENLMACGIGACLCCVTKTKDGNKCVCTEGPVFDSKYLQW
- a CDS encoding dihydroorotate dehydrogenase produces the protein MVDLSVEIGSLKLKNPVLTASGTYGYGREYEDFVNIDDLGGIVVKGTTLKPREGNDYPRMAETPMGMLNAVGLQNVGVDRFISEIYPKIRKYNTSILVNVSGSTIDDYVETASKINDLDDIPGIELNISCPNVKEGGMAFGVSCASAEAVTTAVRKVYSKHLMVKLSPNVTDIAEIARSVESGGADSLSLINTLLGMAIDAKTRRPVLSTITGGLSGPAVKPVALRMVWQVACAVKVPVVGMGGISNATDAIEFMLAGATAIQIGTANFVDPQVTVKVIEGVKNYLEENNIASIRELIGALRCD
- a CDS encoding DUF4105 domain-containing protein; this translates as MYKGPKSSSTREKNYFVSFLHYCKESLKYLILGLYILLNSSTALFGQLSEQSRISILTCSPGEELYSLFGHSAIRVSDSVLGIDYVFNYGTFDFNTPNFYLKFMRGELDYMLSVSHYDNFIYEYNLDGRGITEQVLRLRYEERNKLFEALSENYRPANRAYKYHFFYDNCATRVRDIVVNNIGLTVEFPERETYSAMSFRDVISVYLKNRPWTRLGLDLLLGQPTDEKLNATTVQFLPDFLMYQFADARISEDGRHLVSSTSTLLDRRTVESKPGTFTPAFVLSLLAIMIIAHTWLSKKQGKSTRPINVVLLSICSMIGLLIIFLWFFTSHSVTGPNWNILWAHPLYLLLFIPTVSKNSTGKYLRLIFASLILIFALVSPFLSQQIPVVLIPIWILLIVKLMLFNTSHKGEQR
- a CDS encoding TlpA family protein disulfide reductase — its product is MRRIWILLLLTAVIGGHAEARKIEDVPVEKLKQRVEKASDTIFVLNFWATWCQPCVKEIPEFNKIPNTYKGKPVKVIMANLDFPNQKDSRVLPFLETNEVKHEVLMTITPRGGEWIEAMDPTWSGAIPATIIMYKGKRFFHEGETNYETIIKWIESLL
- a CDS encoding thioredoxin family protein is translated as MKKRIILSTMFVMLAAVMLNAQLKPGDIAPDFKLKGVDNKWVSLSDYKDQKGVILVFTCNHCPYAKLYETRIIDLQNKFGGKQFPVVAINPNDSTIVEADSFSNMVANAAAKGFNFPYLLDDIQLFKKYGATKTPHVFVLKNEGGSFKVAYIGAIDDNSQDPNDVGEAYVVDAVNALLEGKALARTETKAVGCTIKFK
- a CDS encoding serine hydrolase domain-containing protein; its protein translation is MNVRKSLGILCIGFLSGLAFNYINGPSIRTLGTDFIPPVPQTVSLRISGIYSNGTDFHLVDREMEKFMRSWEIAGASLAVAHNGTLIYAKGYGYADVESGEPVQPYHLFRIASVSKLVTAAGIMKLAEEGRLSLEDNVFGPNGILNISPFDNYKDKRVEEIKVKHLLNHSGGWTNRWGDPMFMPTVIAQKLGKELPVSDEDIIRFMLGKRLHFKPGTSSSYSNLGYVILGKVIEAVSGQSYEDYIKTAILYPLEIYDMQLGYSFPEQKNPLEVRYYEPSDSEPVVDFMNGQDTVPRSYGGNDIYTLGAAGGWIASSTDLMKLMLALDGNPEPADILSPESIKQMITPVDLGFQPFGWRGVIRGELYRTGTLAGTSALMVSRPDGYCYVVLLNTSTWKGPKLANEIRRMMHKGISKTEVWNEFDLVSSSEM
- a CDS encoding tetratricopeptide repeat protein encodes the protein MKRIILLLFSVIVAASAFSQKGKVTIASTMIDNGDLATAQERINEALANETTKTWPKTYIVAAKLATAQYKQGAGVERIIDAADYYFQAAELDQKGNAKGKGIGKFAKELKLALTFFMPDFQNAGIDAFNEENFDKAATIFEKAILINKLPLYEGDKLPEDSVFIYYTALASFNAKSYEKAEQYFNKSIDLNFQGGDAILLLNEIYKETGADEKIVPNLKRGVELYPDDQRQIIALINYYLESEQSDDALTYLDALIENNPTDGNYFYVRGFLYDKKKEYEKAEADYTKAVELRPDFFDATLNLGYLYYNIGVDKFNAANELRDMREFDKARDNAEEYFRKALPFVEKAHELKPEDPYAMETLKTLYYRFNMNDKYDEIDAKLKSLSQE